One Acetobacterium sp. KB-1 DNA segment encodes these proteins:
- a CDS encoding MFS transporter, giving the protein MEKKPLSSGLKKLFGIGDLGFTLMSNVEVFYFAYFLTNIAKFDLGTTAIIMTLTSTVDMVLSPFYGGFIDALKPMKWGKYRSWLLVIPPIVVVLYTMMFTVIGTGIVPMVIICVAFITSHVAWNFSYVANIALIPTISTTPEDRTQLSATRGAYANVGKIIFSAMGLATILWVGELVKNPILGFTISAFAMACVYWLGYFIHFKLTSGYEVTYENAAANANTPKKEKISMGDMARSLVQNPHLLVLLLADVARWTVNFVCAGSAVYFFTYVANDAAMFSIYLLVANIMAVIGSYLSKYVAAKLSTRTAALIGCYGLGVFLIGCQFVVGNIMLVLIILSCAQFFLGFLYALMVALYGDASIYSEWKTGKAASSWVMGLSNLPLKLAIFIKGLIIPAMLAAAGFVAQMDPATATPELKAGITTLFCTIPGCTVLAGAVLLTFGYRLTTEKVLQYQNEIDARKKITE; this is encoded by the coding sequence ATGGAAAAAAAACCCTTAAGTTCAGGGCTTAAGAAATTATTTGGTATTGGGGATCTTGGTTTTACACTGATGTCGAATGTTGAAGTATTTTATTTTGCATATTTTTTAACAAACATTGCAAAATTTGATTTGGGAACTACTGCAATAATTATGACCTTAACAAGTACAGTAGATATGGTATTGTCACCTTTTTATGGTGGATTTATTGATGCTCTTAAACCAATGAAATGGGGAAAATACAGATCGTGGTTGTTGGTAATACCACCAATTGTTGTCGTTCTCTATACAATGATGTTTACGGTTATTGGCACTGGAATCGTACCAATGGTTATCATTTGTGTCGCTTTCATTACTTCACATGTGGCTTGGAACTTCTCGTACGTTGCTAATATAGCACTAATTCCAACAATATCAACAACACCAGAAGATCGAACACAATTATCTGCAACACGAGGTGCTTATGCAAATGTTGGGAAAATTATTTTCTCAGCAATGGGCTTAGCCACTATTTTATGGGTTGGTGAATTAGTCAAAAACCCAATACTTGGGTTCACTATTTCGGCATTCGCAATGGCATGTGTTTACTGGTTAGGCTATTTCATTCACTTCAAACTGACTAGTGGATATGAAGTAACATATGAAAATGCTGCTGCAAATGCGAATACTCCAAAAAAAGAAAAAATATCCATGGGCGATATGGCTAGATCATTGGTTCAGAATCCACATTTGTTAGTGTTACTTTTAGCAGATGTCGCACGTTGGACAGTTAACTTTGTCTGTGCCGGCTCGGCAGTATACTTCTTTACCTATGTCGCAAACGATGCTGCAATGTTTAGTATATATTTGTTGGTTGCAAATATTATGGCGGTAATTGGCTCATATTTAAGTAAATATGTTGCCGCAAAACTGTCAACACGAACTGCGGCACTGATTGGTTGCTACGGTCTAGGGGTATTCTTGATCGGCTGTCAATTCGTAGTTGGTAATATCATGCTCGTTCTAATCATCCTTTCATGTGCTCAGTTCTTCTTAGGATTCCTTTACGCATTGATGGTTGCTTTATACGGCGATGCATCGATATACAGTGAATGGAAAACAGGAAAAGCAGCATCAAGCTGGGTTATGGGATTATCGAATTTACCATTGAAACTCGCTATCTTCATCAAAGGTTTAATCATACCGGCAATGCTGGCTGCCGCAGGATTCGTTGCACAAATGGATCCGGCTACTGCTACACCGGAATTAAAAGCTGGTATTACGACTTTATTCTGTACAATCCCAGGTTGTACGGTCCTTGCTGGTGCGGTTCTGTTAACCTTTGGATACCGCTTAACGACAGAAAAAGTGTTACAATATCAGAATGAAATAGACGCAAGGAAAAAAATAACAGAATAG
- a CDS encoding SLC13 family permease has protein sequence MNKKQIIGLIISIAVLMAAFFLPIPMGLTDKGLITIGLLLFFLIMLITEALPVGVICFLCLALLPMLGVTKNLTAGLSGFTNTILFFVLASFGLAEAVASTPIVQRILHALLKKFGKDVKTCVLAIMVAGAIVSSIVTDVPSVVVFMGIGASFLKLFVNKADRQQTAKSLMIGIPIAVMLGGLMTPAGSGINILTIGLLQNLAGIQITFIQWMVCSIPIVMVMVLLAWFVLTKIFPPAEIEQTEIQAYMTTIEVKEKVSSRELKVIFIGLGMITFWLLSSFFPAIEVTVVALFGCVCFFLPGIKILTWERYMKAVSWTSFILIGTVLCIANTIVANGVSDWFVTYILPSSLSFSIIEGVFFVAVLSFVIMLIVPVAPALIGVLTPVIISLAATTGINPALLIITLGLCAGNCYLFPIDTIPLITYTAGHYKMTDMPKATVWLQLAFIGLATLWLPIVGNLIGLV, from the coding sequence ATGAATAAAAAACAGATCATCGGATTGATTATTAGCATTGCTGTGCTGATGGCCGCTTTTTTTCTACCCATACCAATGGGTCTGACCGATAAGGGACTGATAACCATTGGCCTGCTGCTGTTCTTTTTAATCATGTTGATTACTGAGGCGCTGCCAGTTGGAGTTATTTGTTTCCTATGTCTGGCGCTATTACCAATGCTGGGGGTCACAAAAAATCTGACCGCCGGACTAAGTGGATTTACCAACACGATCTTATTTTTTGTCCTGGCTTCATTTGGACTCGCGGAGGCGGTGGCCTCAACGCCGATTGTCCAACGGATCTTGCATGCTCTGCTTAAAAAATTTGGTAAGGATGTTAAAACCTGTGTCCTGGCGATCATGGTTGCTGGAGCTATCGTATCTTCGATTGTCACGGATGTACCATCAGTAGTCGTTTTTATGGGTATCGGAGCCAGTTTTCTCAAGCTTTTCGTCAATAAAGCAGATCGTCAGCAAACAGCAAAATCATTAATGATAGGAATTCCGATAGCGGTGATGCTGGGGGGACTGATGACGCCAGCTGGCAGCGGCATTAACATATTAACCATTGGACTACTGCAAAATCTGGCGGGAATCCAGATTACCTTTATCCAGTGGATGGTTTGCAGCATTCCCATTGTGATGGTAATGGTACTGCTGGCCTGGTTTGTTCTGACAAAAATATTTCCGCCAGCAGAAATTGAACAGACTGAGATTCAAGCATACATGACGACAATTGAAGTGAAGGAGAAAGTCAGCAGCAGAGAGCTTAAAGTTATTTTTATCGGATTAGGCATGATTACGTTCTGGCTGCTCAGCTCATTCTTTCCGGCTATTGAAGTGACTGTAGTAGCCTTATTTGGTTGTGTCTGCTTCTTTTTACCGGGCATAAAGATTCTCACCTGGGAGCGATACATGAAAGCAGTGAGCTGGACTTCCTTTATCTTGATTGGGACGGTTTTATGTATTGCCAACACAATTGTTGCAAACGGTGTCAGCGATTGGTTTGTAACCTATATCCTGCCATCATCGTTATCATTTTCAATTATAGAAGGGGTATTTTTTGTAGCAGTACTGAGTTTTGTTATTATGCTGATTGTTCCTGTGGCACCCGCCTTGATCGGCGTTTTGACGCCGGTCATTATCAGCCTGGCAGCAACCACCGGTATCAATCCGGCGCTGCTGATCATTACCTTGGGACTATGTGCCGGTAACTGTTATTTATTCCCGATTGACACGATTCCTTTGATTACCTATACAGCTGGCCATTATAAGATGACCGATATGCCAAAGGCTACTGTCTGGCTCCAATTGGCTTTTATCGGATTAGCCACACTCTGGCTGCCGATTGTCGGAAATCTGATTGGACTGGTATAA
- a CDS encoding corrinoid protein, with amino-acid sequence MSKIEEVKAKVEIGKTKLIPGLVQEALDEGSPASEILQAMVDSMSVVGEKFSSGEIFVPEMLIAAKAMAKGVDVLRPLLAGDTSASLGTCIIGTVAGDLHDIGKNLVSMMIESAGFTMVDLGVDVPAERFVEAIKENENVTLVACSGLLTTTMPALKEAVETIKASGLDVKVIVGGAPVTPEYAAEIGADGFAPDAGSAAVKAKEMVA; translated from the coding sequence ATGTCAAAAATTGAAGAAGTAAAAGCAAAAGTAGAAATTGGTAAAACAAAACTGATTCCCGGATTAGTTCAGGAAGCCTTAGACGAAGGCAGTCCAGCAAGCGAAATCCTGCAAGCAATGGTTGATTCCATGAGCGTTGTTGGCGAAAAGTTCTCTTCCGGAGAAATCTTCGTTCCTGAAATGTTAATCGCTGCTAAAGCGATGGCTAAAGGCGTTGATGTGTTGCGTCCACTGTTAGCCGGAGACACTTCCGCCTCCCTGGGCACCTGTATCATTGGAACCGTTGCCGGCGATTTACATGATATTGGCAAAAACCTGGTTTCGATGATGATCGAAAGCGCCGGATTCACCATGGTTGACCTGGGTGTTGATGTACCCGCAGAACGCTTTGTAGAAGCCATCAAAGAGAACGAAAACGTCACCCTGGTTGCTTGTTCCGGTTTGTTAACGACAACCATGCCGGCACTTAAAGAAGCGGTCGAAACGATCAAAGCCAGCGGTCTGGATGTAAAAGTTATTGTTGGTGGCGCACCTGTAACCCCAGAATATGCAGCTGAAATCGGCGCTGACGGATTTGCTCCTGATGCTGGTAGCGCGGCTGTTAAAGCCAAAGAAATGGTTGCCTAA
- a CDS encoding methyltetrahydrofolate cobalamin methyltransferase, whose translation MIIIGEKINGAIPSTAKAIAAKDGEFIKNLAKIQTEAGVDYIDVCASVDDDIELETMKWLIDLVQEVTDTPIAVDSPNVYTCIESMKYCNKPGLFNSVSLEGDKIDAAFKAIADTKWDCVALLNSDKGIPKTAKDRLDVFADLMVKVKEYGIDPSRMHIDPLVEMLCTSEDGIAMVVEVIRSIKEQYPTIHVTGAVSNISFNLPARKMVNMGFTVLAMNAGLDSAILDPTNGDLMGIIFATEALLGEDDYCMEYIGAYREGIFGQKK comes from the coding sequence TTGCCGCAAAAGATGGAGAATTCATCAAGAATCTGGCCAAGATTCAAACCGAAGCCGGTGTGGATTACATTGATGTTTGCGCATCAGTTGATGATGATATCGAACTGGAAACCATGAAATGGTTAATTGATCTGGTTCAGGAAGTCACAGATACCCCCATTGCGGTGGACAGCCCCAATGTGTATACCTGTATTGAGTCCATGAAATACTGTAACAAACCCGGTTTATTTAATTCCGTTTCATTAGAAGGCGACAAAATTGACGCTGCTTTTAAAGCGATCGCTGATACTAAATGGGACTGTGTGGCACTGCTTAACAGTGACAAAGGGATTCCTAAAACAGCCAAAGACCGTCTGGATGTATTTGCCGATTTAATGGTTAAAGTTAAAGAATATGGCATTGATCCTTCCCGGATGCACATTGATCCATTAGTTGAAATGCTGTGTACCTCAGAAGACGGGATTGCCATGGTCGTCGAAGTGATTCGCAGTATTAAAGAACAATACCCGACCATTCATGTCACTGGCGCCGTCAGTAATATTTCCTTCAACCTGCCCGCCCGAAAAATGGTCAACATGGGCTTTACCGTCCTGGCTATGAACGCCGGTCTGGACAGTGCCATTCTTGACCCAACGAATGGTGACTTAATGGGCATTATCTTTGCCACCGAAGCTTTACTCGGCGAAGATGACTACTGCATGGAATACATTGGTGCTTATCGCGAAGGGATCTTCGGTCAGAAGAAATAG